Proteins from a single region of Pseudopedobacter saltans DSM 12145:
- the pgl gene encoding 6-phosphogluconolactonase: MKLNIFKDPKAAIDSIAAYFIEEAKKSISEKGRFDVSLSGGSSPKKLYELLAQNYSGAIDWTKVYLFFGDERYVAHDHPDSNYLMATTALAPLNLSDEQIFKVDTSLDPESAALEYERCLKRHFGQDVAFDLVLLGLGDDAHTASLFPGTSVLFNDENLIKEVYLEDKQVYRITMTAPLINKAKNIAFLTFGEGKADAIKHVLEGEKDITKYPAQLIKPMNGEVQWFVDEAAVSKLSK; encoded by the coding sequence ATGAAACTGAATATTTTTAAAGATCCGAAGGCGGCAATAGATTCTATTGCTGCTTATTTTATCGAAGAAGCAAAGAAATCGATCTCTGAAAAAGGAAGATTTGATGTTTCTTTATCTGGAGGAAGCTCTCCAAAGAAATTGTACGAACTTTTAGCTCAAAACTATAGCGGAGCTATTGACTGGACAAAAGTGTACCTGTTTTTTGGCGATGAACGTTATGTAGCACATGACCATCCGGATAGTAACTACCTGATGGCAACAACTGCGCTTGCACCTTTAAATCTGAGTGACGAACAGATTTTTAAGGTAGATACAAGCCTTGATCCGGAAAGTGCTGCTTTGGAATATGAAAGATGTTTGAAAAGACATTTCGGACAGGACGTGGCTTTTGATTTAGTTCTTTTGGGTTTGGGTGATGATGCGCACACGGCGTCATTATTCCCGGGAACAAGTGTATTATTCAATGATGAAAACCTAATAAAGGAAGTTTATCTGGAAGATAAACAAGTCTATAGAATAACGATGACTGCTCCATTGATCAATAAAGCAAAAAATATAGCTTTTTTAACTTTCGGAGAAGGAAAAGCAGATGCTATTAAACATGTTTTGGAAGGCGAAAAGGATATTACTAAATATCCTGCTCAGTTAATAAAGCCTATGAATGGAGAAGTTCAGTGGTTTGTTGATGAAGCGGCGGTTTCCAAACTGTCGAAATAA
- the msrA gene encoding peptide-methionine (S)-S-oxide reductase MsrA: protein MKPYKNVFLLLIMIFTLQSCNGQSKNKTQKERSTAINLTPPKGKAIAAFAEGCFWCTEHVFESVFGVDSAVSGYAGGHTKNPTYEQVSKETTGHAEATLIYYDPKKVSYKDLVQVFFDSHDPTTKNRQGPDVGSSYRSVLFYQTPEEKEIAQDVIKDLIKNKVFPKPIVTELAPLIVFYRAEEEHQNFVKRNPFQPYVRGVSDPRFEKFKLKTRLPLKE from the coding sequence ATGAAGCCCTACAAAAATGTGTTTTTATTATTGATCATGATTTTTACTTTGCAATCATGCAACGGGCAAAGTAAAAACAAAACTCAAAAAGAGAGATCAACTGCTATAAATTTAACACCACCAAAAGGAAAAGCTATTGCCGCCTTTGCAGAGGGGTGTTTCTGGTGTACAGAGCATGTTTTCGAATCTGTTTTTGGAGTCGACTCTGCTGTTTCGGGTTATGCCGGAGGACACACCAAAAATCCAACATATGAACAAGTTTCCAAAGAGACAACCGGACATGCAGAAGCCACTTTGATTTATTACGATCCAAAAAAAGTAAGTTACAAAGATCTTGTTCAGGTATTTTTCGACTCACACGATCCAACGACCAAGAACCGCCAGGGACCGGATGTAGGCTCGTCTTATCGCTCGGTTTTATTTTATCAAACACCTGAGGAAAAGGAAATAGCGCAAGATGTAATCAAAGATCTCATTAAAAATAAAGTATTTCCCAAACCGATAGTTACTGAGTTGGCTCCGCTGATAGTTTTCTATAGGGCCGAAGAAGAGCATCAGAACTTTGTAAAACGTAATCCGTTTCAACCTTATGTACGTGGCGTGTCTGATCCACGCTTCGAAAAATTCAAGCTTAAGACCAGGCTCCCATTAAAAGAGTAA
- a CDS encoding UDP-N-acetylmuramoyl-tripeptide--D-alanyl-D-alanine ligase, translated as MRIEELYPIFRKHPSVSTDTRKVTESCLFFALKGENFDANTFAEQAIALGAAFAIVDKQDLPKHPQFIFVDDVLKTLQDLAHYHRRQLGLPVIGLTGTNGKTTTKELINAVLSQKFKTAATLGNLNNHIGVPLTLLAITPDTEVAIVEMGANHQKEIELLCAIAVPDYGLITNVGKAHLEGFGGFEGVKKGKGELYDFLSKNGGTVFINRDNLHLQEMARSRSFKEVIYYGTSSDNYVFGKLIANDPYLTVEWSDGENKDEVQSQLTGIYNFENILAAIAIGKKLGLTTQQIHEGINSYKPQNNRSQIIKTERNTVIGDFYNANPSSMAVAIENIARLEADNKVLILGDMFELGEESGAEHRAVIEKAEKLGIAKVLFVGQEFFKNSNQKSVFLKNVEELRTYLHENPVHQALILLKGSRGMKLEQVIAYL; from the coding sequence ATGCGAATAGAAGAGCTCTATCCTATTTTTAGAAAACATCCTTCAGTATCAACCGATACGCGTAAAGTAACCGAATCTTGTTTGTTCTTTGCCTTAAAGGGAGAGAACTTCGATGCCAATACTTTTGCAGAGCAGGCAATTGCTCTGGGAGCCGCTTTTGCTATCGTAGATAAGCAGGATTTACCTAAACATCCACAGTTTATATTTGTAGATGACGTGTTGAAGACTTTACAGGATTTGGCCCACTATCATCGCAGGCAACTTGGGTTGCCCGTTATCGGTTTAACCGGAACAAATGGAAAAACAACAACAAAGGAATTAATTAACGCTGTTCTAAGTCAAAAATTCAAGACAGCGGCAACATTGGGTAACCTGAATAATCATATCGGAGTTCCTTTGACCTTACTGGCTATTACACCGGATACAGAGGTCGCTATTGTGGAAATGGGTGCAAACCATCAGAAAGAAATTGAACTGCTATGCGCTATTGCAGTCCCGGATTACGGGTTGATTACCAATGTAGGAAAGGCTCATCTAGAAGGTTTCGGAGGATTTGAAGGCGTAAAGAAAGGGAAAGGTGAATTATATGATTTCCTTTCGAAGAACGGTGGAACGGTTTTTATTAATCGGGATAATTTACATTTACAGGAAATGGCCAGAAGCAGAAGTTTTAAGGAGGTTATTTATTATGGAACATCGTCTGATAATTATGTTTTCGGTAAACTGATTGCGAATGATCCGTATTTAACTGTTGAATGGTCGGATGGAGAAAATAAAGATGAGGTACAGTCGCAATTAACGGGAATTTATAATTTCGAAAATATACTTGCTGCAATAGCTATCGGAAAGAAATTGGGGCTGACCACGCAGCAAATTCACGAAGGTATAAACTCTTATAAACCACAGAATAATCGTTCACAGATTATAAAGACCGAGAGAAACACAGTTATAGGCGATTTTTATAATGCCAACCCAAGCAGTATGGCAGTTGCAATTGAAAACATTGCGAGGTTAGAAGCTGATAATAAAGTTCTCATTCTTGGAGATATGTTCGAACTAGGAGAAGAATCTGGGGCTGAGCATAGGGCCGTTATAGAAAAGGCTGAAAAGCTGGGTATTGCAAAAGTCTTGTTTGTAGGGCAAGAGTTCTTTAAAAATAGCAATCAAAAATCTGTTTTCCTGAAGAATGTAGAGGAACTAAGAACATATCTTCATGAAAATCCTGTGCATCAAGCTTTGATTCTTTTAAAAGGATCCAGAGGGATGAAATTGGAACAAGTTATAGCGTATTTATAA
- the rimM gene encoding ribosome maturation factor RimM (Essential for efficient processing of 16S rRNA), whose product MKSEEFVEIGYITKTHGLKGDVQVAFSYHEPEKLKMNAVFLEIGGKMVPYFVSSFKLSQQTTGYFLFEDIDHIDKAKALVKKRIFLQQKTMPKKKKEEFTFKDLQGFVVVDLQHGELGQIESVREYPQQFLATVNYQEKEVLFPLSEDFIEDIDIANRILKIELPEGLLDVYLS is encoded by the coding sequence ATGAAATCAGAAGAATTTGTTGAGATTGGTTACATTACCAAAACGCATGGTTTAAAAGGAGATGTTCAGGTGGCATTTTCTTACCACGAACCTGAGAAATTGAAAATGAATGCGGTATTTCTGGAAATTGGAGGGAAAATGGTTCCTTACTTTGTTTCCAGTTTTAAATTATCTCAACAGACAACCGGATACTTTTTGTTTGAAGATATCGATCATATAGACAAAGCTAAAGCTTTAGTTAAAAAACGAATTTTTCTTCAGCAGAAGACTATGCCAAAGAAAAAGAAAGAAGAGTTTACTTTTAAAGACCTGCAAGGCTTTGTAGTCGTAGATTTGCAGCATGGGGAATTGGGACAAATAGAAAGTGTAAGAGAATACCCGCAACAGTTTCTGGCTACTGTAAATTATCAAGAGAAGGAGGTGCTTTTTCCCTTGTCAGAGGATTTTATTGAAGATATTGATATTGCCAATAG
- a CDS encoding YifB family Mg chelatase-like AAA ATPase, producing the protein MPVKIFGSAVYGVEAQTITIEVNISSGKPNYFIVGLPDNAVKESMLRIESALSTSGYRMPRQKIVVNMAPADIRKEGSAYDLTIATGILAASGQILPEGIGDYVIMGELSLDGKVQPIKGALPIAIQAKKENIRGFILPEENAREAAIVNDVDVFGIAHIQDLVKFFTEGQKPDPVKVDTRQEFFNAISNYDSDFADVRGQENIKRSLEIAAAGGHNAILIGPPGAGKTMLAKRLPTILPPLNLYEALETTKIHSVAGKLSAADALVTTRPFRSPHHTVSDVALVGGGGNPQPGEISLAHNGVLFLDELPEFKRTVLEVMRQPLEERRVTIARAKMSVDYPSSFMLIAAMNPCPCGFYNHPEKECMCAPGVVQKYLSKVSGPLLDRIDLHVEVTPVNFEELSSQRKSESSDVIRERVVKSRLIQEERFKDHPQINCNAQMSSQMVREICVIDDIGQSLLKNAMEKLGLSARAYDRILKVARTIADLDTSEAIETGHLAEAINFRSLDRENWAG; encoded by the coding sequence ATGCCTGTAAAAATATTTGGAAGTGCGGTTTATGGTGTGGAAGCACAAACCATAACTATTGAAGTAAATATTTCTTCGGGAAAGCCGAACTATTTTATAGTAGGACTGCCTGATAATGCGGTAAAAGAAAGTATGCTTCGTATCGAAAGTGCGCTAAGTACTAGCGGATATCGCATGCCACGACAAAAGATTGTGGTGAATATGGCTCCAGCCGATATTAGAAAAGAGGGTTCTGCTTATGATTTAACCATTGCTACCGGAATTTTAGCCGCATCCGGGCAGATTTTACCAGAAGGAATTGGTGATTATGTCATCATGGGAGAGCTTTCTCTGGATGGAAAAGTGCAACCCATAAAAGGGGCCTTACCTATAGCTATTCAAGCAAAAAAGGAAAATATAAGAGGCTTTATTCTTCCGGAGGAAAATGCAAGAGAAGCGGCTATTGTGAATGATGTTGATGTTTTTGGAATAGCCCATATACAAGATTTGGTTAAATTCTTTACGGAAGGACAAAAGCCAGATCCGGTGAAGGTAGATACCCGCCAGGAATTCTTTAACGCGATTAGTAATTACGATTCGGATTTTGCGGATGTCCGTGGGCAGGAAAATATCAAGCGTTCTTTGGAAATAGCTGCAGCAGGAGGACATAACGCTATTTTAATAGGTCCGCCTGGAGCTGGTAAAACCATGTTAGCTAAGCGTTTGCCAACGATCTTGCCACCCTTAAATTTGTACGAAGCGTTGGAGACTACAAAAATACATTCTGTGGCAGGCAAATTGTCTGCAGCGGATGCCTTAGTAACCACCCGTCCATTTCGCTCACCACATCATACTGTTTCGGATGTTGCTTTGGTTGGTGGAGGTGGAAACCCGCAACCCGGTGAAATTTCTCTGGCACATAATGGAGTGTTGTTTTTGGATGAACTCCCCGAATTTAAACGGACGGTGCTGGAAGTTATGCGTCAACCTTTGGAAGAGCGCAGAGTTACTATTGCCAGAGCAAAGATGTCTGTAGACTATCCTTCAAGTTTTATGTTGATTGCAGCAATGAATCCTTGTCCCTGTGGTTTTTATAATCATCCTGAAAAGGAATGTATGTGTGCCCCCGGTGTTGTGCAGAAATATTTAAGTAAGGTGAGCGGACCTTTGTTAGACAGGATTGATCTTCATGTCGAGGTGACTCCTGTTAATTTCGAAGAGTTGTCTTCACAGAGAAAATCGGAAAGTAGTGATGTGATCAGAGAAAGGGTGGTGAAATCCCGGCTAATTCAGGAAGAGAGGTTTAAGGATCACCCACAGATTAACTGCAACGCCCAAATGAGTTCGCAAATGGTTAGAGAGATTTGCGTAATTGACGACATTGGGCAATCATTGTTAAAAAATGCAATGGAAAAGCTGGGGCTTTCTGCAAGGGCTTATGATAGAATTTTAAAAGTGGCCAGAACCATTGCGGATTTAGATACAAGTGAAGCTATAGAGACAGGACATTTGGCAGAGGCTATTAATTTCAGAAGTTTGGATCGGGAGAATTGGGCGGGGTAA